In Gloeomargarita sp. SKYB120, one genomic interval encodes:
- the larB gene encoding nickel pincer cofactor biosynthesis protein LarB, whose translation MSSGNGLVSQLWAAMFPDDVQAFAHLDFERQQRTGIPEVVWGLGKTPAQIAAILWQMYQRAGLAMATRVSPTAAQDIQRQLPDCTYDPIAETLLLGTPQVKYPGLVGVITAGTADQKVAQEALVTLQYLGVQGQLFQDVGVAGIHRLLTRWPEIEPCDVLIVVAGMEGALPSVVAGLSSAPVIGVPTSIGYGAQWQGLAPLLTMLNSCAPGLAVVNIDNGFGAAVLAVKILKVATRRKPGDKMKAPG comes from the coding sequence ATGTCGTCTGGCAATGGTTTGGTTTCGCAATTGTGGGCGGCCATGTTCCCGGATGATGTCCAGGCGTTTGCCCACCTCGACTTCGAGCGCCAGCAGCGCACCGGTATCCCGGAAGTGGTGTGGGGGCTGGGGAAAACGCCGGCGCAGATTGCCGCCATTCTCTGGCAGATGTACCAGCGGGCTGGACTGGCGATGGCCACCCGGGTGAGTCCAACAGCAGCGCAGGACATCCAACGGCAATTGCCCGATTGCACCTACGACCCCATCGCCGAGACGCTCCTGCTGGGCACGCCCCAAGTGAAATATCCCGGTTTGGTCGGTGTGATCACCGCCGGGACTGCCGACCAGAAAGTGGCGCAAGAAGCGCTGGTGACCCTCCAGTACCTGGGTGTGCAAGGGCAACTGTTTCAAGACGTCGGGGTCGCCGGGATTCACCGGTTGTTGACCCGCTGGCCGGAGATTGAACCCTGTGATGTGTTGATTGTCGTTGCTGGGATGGAAGGGGCTTTGCCGTCGGTCGTCGCCGGGTTGAGCAGCGCGCCGGTGATTGGCGTTCCTACCAGCATTGGCTATGGCGCCCAGTGGCAAGGGTTGGCGCCCCTGTTGACTATGCTCAATAGCTGCGCGCCGGGGTTAGCCGTGGTGAACATTGACAACGGGTTTGGCGCAGCCGTTTTGGCGGTCAAGATTTTGAAGGTAGCGACGCGCCGGAAACCAGGTGATAAGATGAAAGCGCCAGGCTGA